CTTTCCTAAGCCTTCTTTAAAGTGCTTGGCGTTTGCCCAAAGCTTGTCAGTATATTCCGTTGATTCCATGAGCATCTTAACGGCTTCAATAGCGGCTCCTACGGCTGCGGGAGGAAGACCTGTTGAGAATAAGAAGGGGCGGCCCCTGTTTTTAAGCCAGTCGATAGTTACTTTTTTTCCTGCAACATAACCGCCTACAACACCGATAGCCTTTGAAAGGGTTCCCATTGCAACATCAACTCTTCCGTGAAGCTTAAAGTGGTCTACTGTTCCGCGTCCGCTTTCTCCTAAAACACCGCTTGAGTGAGCATCGTCAACATATGTAAGACAATTATATTTTTCGGCAAGAGCAACGATTTCGGGGAGTTTGGCTATATCTCCGTCCATTGAGAAAACGCCGTCGGTTATAATTAAAACATTGTTGTAGTTATTTCTTTTTTCTTTTAAAACTCTTTCAAGGTCGGCCATATCGGAGTGCTGGAAGACTGCCTTATCGGCCTTTGAAAGGCGGGTACCGTCGATGATTGAAGCGTGGTTCAGCTGATCCGAAATGATTAGGTCACCCTTATCCGTAAGGGCCTGAATAACGCCTGCATTACAGTTAAAACCTGACTGGAAAGCTAAAACGGCCTCCTCTCTTTTAAATTCGGCTAAAAGTTTTTCCAAGTCATCATGTATCTTCATATTACCGATGATGGGGCGTACGGCTCCGGCTCCGGCTCCGTATTTTTCGATAGCCTCAATAGCTGCCTTTTTAAGCCTTGGATGATTTGCAAAGCCTAAATAGTTGTTGGATGAAAGGTTAATAACCTTTTTTCCATTAATAATACATTCGGCATCGCTCGGCCCTTCAAGCGTAACAAGCTCTTTATATAAGCCCTGCTCTTTTAATTCTTGAACTTTTTTTTGTAAAAACTCCATATCATGGATATTCGACATAGTTTCCCCCTAATAAAATGTTTAAAATTCTTAAAGATTAAGTGGACTTTAAGACTGAGATATTATTTATCTTTTTAGCGATATTGTCAAGAGCCGTAAAGTATTGTATAATCCCGCCTGCAATGTTTGGGATTTTAAAATGCACAATGAAGTAAGAATTTTATTTGAGGACAATTTTTTTGCGGTAGTTTTAAAAAACTGCGGGGATAATTCTCAAGTCTTTTTTAAAAAGGCCTTTAGCGAAAAAAAATATGCCGAGGCAGTCAACCGATTGGATAAGCCTGTAAGCGGTTTAGTTCTCATAGCTTTTTCTCCTGCAATGCACACAAAGCTAAATAATCTTTTTAAAGAAAAAAAGGTAGAAAAAGAATATTGGGCAATCTGTAAAAAAATAGAAGAATTAAACTCGGCGGCCGATCCAGGAATAAACCGCACCGCTCCCGTCCTCTATAAAAAAGAATTTTGCGAAAATTATCTTGAATTCAATACCAAGCTGCAAAAAGCTTTTGTAACCGGCTCAAAGCAAAGAGGAAAAAAAGCATCTCTTTATTGGCAGCTTGCAGGGATTGGTGATAACTATAATTTTTTACGGATCTTCCCCGAAACAGGCCGCACCCATCAAATCCGTATTCAGCTTTCTTATTTGGGGATGCCCATAAAAGGAGACATCAAATACGGCTTTGCGCGTACCGAAAAATCCGGAGGAATCAGGCTCCATGCCCACTCCCTAAAATTTGAACATCCTGAAACAAAAAAGCAAATAGAAATTTCAGCCCTCCCCCCGTCTCCCGACACTCTATGGTCAGCCTGCATCGAAGCCTGCTTAAAAGCAAAAGAGCTTGAAGAGTAAAAACTTATAATAAAGCATGAATTCCCATCATTTGGCATTTGAAATTTATCATTCGACATTTTCAATTTTTTTTAAAAATTTTACCATTTATTCAACTTAGAACCCTATAATTATATGAAAGCAGGCAAGGAGATAATGCCCGCAAAGGAGTTTGTATGACACAATTATTTAAAATAACCCTTCGCAACGACTATGCTTTTAAACGAGTCTTCGGAATGGAAGAAAACAAAGATGTTCTTCAGGACTTGCTGGAATGTATTTTAGACATTCCGCCTGAGAATATCGCAGGTTTGGAATTTCTGGATAAGGAGCTCCATAAGGATTTGATAAGCGACAAAACCGGAGTCTTAGACGTAAAATTACGCCTAAAGAACAACACGGTTATCGATATCGAAATTCAAAACAGGTGGAACAGCGAGTTTATCCAACGAACCATCTTTTATTGGGCTAAAATGTATACGGAAAATTTAAAAACGGGCGAAGTATATACAAAACTACCTAAATGTATTACAATAAACATAGTGGGTGAAGGCTTTGATTTGAATTCGCTTATCCATAGTGAGTACAATGTAGTCGAAAAGCACATAAACGATAGGCTTTCCGATGAGCTTGAAATCCACTTTTTAAACTTAGCCAAGGTTAAAGAACAGGATGAAAATACAGAATCCGATGAAAAGAAAAAGAAACTTTACAACTGGCTGAAATTTATCGAAACTGATGACACGGAGGTACGTAATATGCTGGCACAAGAATCCCCTATGATGGCAAAAGCCAATACAACAATAGAAGTAATGGAAATGAGCCCAAAAGAAAAGTGGCTGTATG
The DNA window shown above is from Treponema denticola and carries:
- a CDS encoding glycine C-acetyltransferase → MSNIHDMEFLQKKVQELKEQGLYKELVTLEGPSDAECIINGKKVINLSSNNYLGFANHPRLKKAAIEAIEKYGAGAGAVRPIIGNMKIHDDLEKLLAEFKREEAVLAFQSGFNCNAGVIQALTDKGDLIISDQLNHASIIDGTRLSKADKAVFQHSDMADLERVLKEKRNNYNNVLIITDGVFSMDGDIAKLPEIVALAEKYNCLTYVDDAHSSGVLGESGRGTVDHFKLHGRVDVAMGTLSKAIGVVGGYVAGKKVTIDWLKNRGRPFLFSTGLPPAAVGAAIEAVKMLMESTEYTDKLWANAKHFKEGLGKLGYNIGHSETPITPIIIGDEAKTLEFSKKLFENGLFSGPIVFPTVPKGTGRVRCMVTAGHTTEQLDRAVKICEKVGKEMGII
- a CDS encoding RluA family pseudouridine synthase → MHNEVRILFEDNFFAVVLKNCGDNSQVFFKKAFSEKKYAEAVNRLDKPVSGLVLIAFSPAMHTKLNNLFKEKKVEKEYWAICKKIEELNSAADPGINRTAPVLYKKEFCENYLEFNTKLQKAFVTGSKQRGKKASLYWQLAGIGDNYNFLRIFPETGRTHQIRIQLSYLGMPIKGDIKYGFARTEKSGGIRLHAHSLKFEHPETKKQIEISALPPSPDTLWSACIEACLKAKELEE
- a CDS encoding Rpn family recombination-promoting nuclease/putative transposase, which codes for MTQLFKITLRNDYAFKRVFGMEENKDVLQDLLECILDIPPENIAGLEFLDKELHKDLISDKTGVLDVKLRLKNNTVIDIEIQNRWNSEFIQRTIFYWAKMYTENLKTGEVYTKLPKCITINIVGEGFDLNSLIHSEYNVVEKHINDRLSDELEIHFLNLAKVKEQDENTESDEKKKKLYNWLKFIETDDTEVRNMLAQESPMMAKANTTIEVMEMSPKEKWLYENRMKYEHDKASWKHVGYQEGILQGETKGRQEGFADGARQNKLETAAAFKRMGISIKKIAEGTGLTEEEIKNL